A genomic window from Parvularcula sp. LCG005 includes:
- a CDS encoding YraN family protein produces the protein MARSGPLGREKAEARGRRAETIAGLWLGLKGYRILARRFRCEAGEVDLIAERGDTIAMVEVKSRSTHEAARLSLSPQGERRIGAAAVIWLARYRPRHTGSVRYDLVTVAGYRPRHWADAWRPYERLVNPDDLF, from the coding sequence ATGGCTCGATCAGGACCGCTAGGACGGGAAAAGGCCGAGGCGCGCGGTCGCCGCGCAGAAACGATCGCTGGCCTCTGGCTGGGCCTCAAAGGATACCGAATTCTCGCCCGGCGGTTCCGGTGTGAAGCCGGTGAAGTCGACCTGATTGCCGAGCGCGGCGACACCATCGCGATGGTCGAGGTCAAGTCGCGGTCGACCCATGAGGCAGCAAGGCTCTCCCTCTCGCCGCAGGGCGAGCGACGCATTGGCGCGGCCGCCGTCATCTGGCTGGCGCGATATCGTCCGCGGCACACAGGATCAGTGCGGTATGACCTGGTGACCGTGGCGGGGTATCGGCCGCGACATTGGGCCGATGCCTGGCGGCCATATGAACGTCTCGTTAACCCTGATGATCTTTTTTGA
- a CDS encoding response regulator: MAVSLAVLDRIALMAVMTDEQDQVTYLNAAAEEAGALEKGDVFSPTKRPTGIRPVKSPHPVTSRFTTAIDTNSAARLIEWTVSPLDGGKTLYTGQDVTRDRKSWAILKDMARSANDASQAKMRFLATMSHEMRTPLNGILGMTGLMIDTDLDSNQRTYAEAVRESGMALLGLINDILDYSKIEAGHLELEEQVMDPAGLLQSIAELLSPRAAHKGLEIASFVAPDVPARLLGDEARLRQVILNLAGNGVKFTEEGGVSLELRVVGQNDAVPVLRFSVTDTGIGISKSNIDRIFNEFAQADDTRSRGYEGTGLGLSIAQQIVKAMGGTISVESEIGTGSTFAFEIPLPAAPDQPRTEDELKFDHPVVVATDNAFLRRMLMLQLDAAGISKVMFAETPEEALGLLSRSPRAALLCDLKFAASDGARLAKASPRAIVLLSPVARGRLEAFRRAGFSSYLIKPIRQSSLMERLTDAPQRAPRAERLDSKDVGTGPSTSRKLRVLLAEDNQINSVLATAILKRAGHYVDLAGNGREAVETFAHAPYDIVLMDMRMPEMDGLEATRRLRSQGATDTPIIALTANASTADREECLAAGMNDFLSKPFDPNDLIAMLERWTGQLEEAPRAVS, translated from the coding sequence ATGGCAGTGTCTCTGGCGGTACTCGACCGCATCGCCTTGATGGCGGTCATGACCGATGAGCAGGACCAGGTCACCTATCTGAACGCTGCTGCCGAAGAGGCAGGGGCGCTGGAAAAGGGTGACGTTTTCTCCCCGACCAAGCGACCCACCGGCATTCGGCCCGTCAAATCGCCCCACCCTGTCACCAGCCGGTTCACTACGGCGATTGATACCAACTCTGCCGCGCGGCTGATCGAATGGACCGTCTCCCCACTTGACGGCGGCAAGACCCTCTACACCGGCCAGGATGTCACGCGCGACCGCAAGAGCTGGGCCATTCTGAAGGACATGGCGCGCAGCGCGAACGATGCGAGCCAGGCGAAAATGCGCTTCCTCGCCACGATGAGCCATGAAATGCGCACGCCGCTCAACGGCATTCTGGGCATGACCGGTCTGATGATCGATACCGACCTCGACAGCAACCAGCGCACCTATGCCGAGGCCGTCCGGGAATCCGGCATGGCCCTCCTGGGACTGATCAACGATATTCTCGACTATTCCAAGATCGAGGCCGGCCATCTTGAGCTTGAAGAGCAGGTCATGGACCCAGCCGGTCTGTTGCAGTCGATCGCCGAACTTCTTTCGCCCCGGGCGGCCCATAAGGGCCTCGAGATTGCCAGCTTCGTTGCGCCGGATGTGCCGGCGCGACTGCTCGGTGACGAAGCGCGCCTTCGTCAGGTCATTCTCAACCTTGCTGGCAATGGCGTCAAATTCACCGAAGAGGGCGGTGTCAGCCTTGAACTGCGTGTCGTTGGACAGAACGACGCTGTCCCTGTCCTGCGGTTCAGCGTCACGGACACTGGCATTGGCATTTCCAAATCGAACATTGACCGCATCTTCAATGAATTTGCCCAGGCCGATGACACACGGTCGCGCGGCTATGAAGGGACGGGCCTTGGCCTCTCCATCGCGCAGCAGATCGTCAAGGCCATGGGCGGGACAATCAGTGTCGAGAGCGAAATCGGCACCGGCAGTACGTTTGCCTTTGAAATCCCGCTGCCTGCCGCACCGGACCAGCCGCGTACGGAAGACGAGCTCAAATTCGACCATCCCGTGGTCGTTGCGACGGACAACGCTTTTCTGCGGCGTATGCTGATGCTGCAGCTTGATGCGGCGGGTATTTCAAAGGTCATGTTTGCCGAGACACCGGAAGAGGCGCTGGGCCTTCTGTCCCGTTCCCCGCGCGCGGCCCTGTTGTGCGACCTGAAATTCGCCGCCAGTGACGGCGCCCGTCTGGCCAAGGCCTCACCGCGTGCCATCGTCCTTCTCTCACCGGTCGCCCGGGGCCGGCTCGAAGCTTTCCGGCGTGCAGGCTTTTCGAGCTATCTCATCAAGCCGATCCGCCAGTCCAGTCTGATGGAACGACTGACGGACGCACCGCAGCGGGCGCCACGGGCAGAACGTCTTGATTCCAAGGATGTCGGGACTGGTCCGTCAACGTCACGCAAGCTGAGGGTCCTTCTGGCCGAAGACAATCAGATCAATTCGGTCCTCGCGACGGCCATTCTCAAGCGCGCGGGTCACTATGTCGACCTCGCCGGTAATGGCCGCGAAGCCGTCGAAACATTTGCACACGCTCCATATGACATCGTCCTGATGGACATGCGGATGCCCGAGATGGATGGGCTGGAGGCCACGCGGCGACTGCGGTCGCAGGGGGCCACCGATACGCCGATCATCGCGCTGACGGCTAACGCTTCCACCGCTGACCGTGAGGAATGCCTGGCGGCCGGCATGAACGACTTCCTGTCAAAGCCGTTTGATCCCAACGACCTTATCGCCATGCTGGAGCGGTGGACCGGACAGCTTGAGGAAGCGCCCCGCGCCGTCAGCTGA
- a CDS encoding YifB family Mg chelatase-like AAA ATPase, which translates to MVAEVTTFAFEGVEARPVSVQAQITGGNPKFFVVGLPDKSVSEARERIWSAFAAIGLGMPPKRITVNLAPADLRKEGSHFDLPIALALMVEMGAVPRDAVDGFAVMGELGLDGTLAPTNGALPAAISAHSMDMGLICPQAAGAEAAWAGEEVRILAPQSLLQLANHFKGTQVLTRPKPGALKEGAPAPDLYDVKGQETAKRALEIAAAGGHNLLMVGPPGSGKSMMASRLPGLLPPLTAREMLEVSMIQSVAGMIEDGALTRTRPFRSPHHSASMPAMVGGGSKARPGEASLAHHGVLFLDELPEFQATVLDSLRQPLETGDVRIARANAHVRYPACFQLVAAMNPCRCGYGRASGRACGRGAHCEEQYQSRVSGPFLDRLDLSIETPPVTALDLAAPPSGERSAVVAERVAAARAIQADRAGSTGTDALNARASEQNLAAIAQPDAEGAALLTRACESLSLSARAYTRILKVARTLADLDGGDGVRRRHIAEAISFRQREPADSSANFAQPTAMKSATQRK; encoded by the coding sequence ATGGTCGCTGAGGTCACAACGTTCGCGTTTGAAGGCGTCGAAGCGCGTCCGGTTTCGGTGCAGGCGCAAATCACCGGCGGCAACCCGAAATTTTTCGTGGTCGGCCTGCCCGACAAATCGGTTTCGGAAGCGCGCGAGCGGATCTGGTCCGCCTTTGCCGCGATTGGCCTTGGCATGCCCCCCAAGCGGATCACGGTCAATCTGGCCCCCGCCGACCTGCGCAAAGAGGGCAGTCATTTCGACCTGCCCATCGCCCTTGCATTGATGGTGGAAATGGGCGCGGTGCCGCGGGACGCGGTTGATGGTTTTGCCGTCATGGGCGAGCTTGGTCTCGATGGCACGCTGGCCCCCACCAACGGGGCCCTGCCCGCGGCCATCAGTGCACACAGCATGGATATGGGGCTGATCTGCCCCCAGGCGGCAGGCGCGGAAGCGGCGTGGGCGGGAGAAGAGGTCCGCATTCTCGCGCCCCAATCGCTGCTGCAGCTGGCCAATCATTTCAAGGGCACGCAGGTGCTGACCCGGCCCAAGCCCGGCGCCCTCAAGGAAGGTGCTCCGGCCCCTGACCTTTACGATGTCAAAGGTCAGGAAACGGCCAAACGCGCCCTCGAGATCGCCGCCGCTGGTGGACACAATCTTCTCATGGTCGGTCCGCCGGGGTCGGGAAAATCCATGATGGCCTCTCGCCTGCCGGGCCTGTTGCCGCCGCTGACCGCACGGGAAATGCTGGAGGTGTCGATGATTCAGTCGGTGGCCGGCATGATCGAGGATGGCGCCCTGACCCGCACAAGACCCTTCCGCTCGCCGCATCATTCCGCGTCCATGCCCGCCATGGTGGGCGGCGGCAGCAAGGCGCGGCCCGGCGAGGCGTCGCTGGCCCACCACGGTGTCCTGTTTCTCGACGAGCTCCCCGAATTTCAGGCGACCGTGCTGGACAGCCTGCGGCAACCGCTCGAGACCGGCGATGTGCGGATTGCCCGGGCCAACGCCCATGTCCGGTACCCTGCCTGTTTTCAGCTTGTCGCGGCAATGAACCCATGCCGCTGCGGCTATGGCCGGGCCAGTGGACGGGCCTGCGGACGCGGCGCCCATTGCGAGGAACAATACCAGTCCCGGGTCTCCGGCCCCTTCCTTGATCGTCTGGACCTCTCGATTGAAACGCCGCCTGTCACGGCCCTGGATCTGGCCGCCCCCCCGTCAGGTGAACGTTCGGCCGTGGTCGCCGAACGGGTGGCCGCCGCGCGGGCCATCCAGGCAGATCGCGCGGGCTCGACGGGGACGGATGCTCTCAATGCCCGCGCATCCGAACAGAATCTGGCGGCGATTGCGCAGCCCGATGCAGAGGGTGCTGCGCTGCTGACGCGCGCCTGCGAAAGCCTGTCTTTGTCCGCTCGGGCCTATACGCGCATTTTGAAAGTGGCCCGAACCCTCGCCGACCTTGATGGGGGCGACGGTGTGCGTCGTCGCCACATCGCGGAGGCCATCAGCTTCCGGCAGCGCGAACCTGCTGATTCGTCAGCGAATTTCGCCCAGCCCACTGCGATGAAGAGCGCGACGCAGCGGAAATAA
- the rsmI gene encoding 16S rRNA (cytidine(1402)-2'-O)-methyltransferase produces the protein MTDNALAPGLYVAATPIGNLGDITRRLQQTLAAADEILCEDTRVTGKLLQALGIKTKMRAYHDHNGAAVRPQVLDAIEAGGALALVSDAGTPLIADPGFKLVREARERGLTVVAIPGPCAAIAALSIAGVPTDRFSFQGFLPPKSGARRTRLNALSSRGETLVFYETGPRIADCLRDIAATLGDGPVLIARELTKLHEEVVEGDALSLADRYDETAPKGEIVLIVPARADVAMGDADVDRLMAEALETMSLKDASAHVASVTGRKKRDLYQRWLDQDR, from the coding sequence TCGCCGCCACGCCAATCGGCAATCTTGGTGACATCACGCGGCGGCTGCAACAGACCCTCGCCGCTGCCGACGAGATCCTTTGCGAAGACACGCGCGTGACCGGCAAGCTGCTGCAAGCCCTTGGTATCAAAACGAAGATGCGTGCCTATCATGACCATAATGGGGCGGCGGTGCGTCCGCAGGTGCTGGACGCCATTGAGGCGGGCGGCGCGCTCGCCCTCGTTTCTGATGCTGGCACGCCCCTGATTGCCGATCCGGGTTTCAAACTCGTTCGCGAAGCGCGCGAGCGGGGCCTGACGGTCGTCGCCATTCCGGGTCCCTGCGCGGCGATTGCGGCCTTGTCGATCGCAGGTGTGCCCACCGACCGCTTCAGCTTTCAGGGGTTTCTGCCGCCCAAATCCGGCGCCCGACGGACGCGCCTCAATGCCCTGTCCAGCCGTGGAGAGACACTGGTCTTCTACGAGACCGGGCCCCGGATTGCAGATTGCCTGCGCGACATCGCCGCCACCCTGGGTGATGGGCCCGTCCTGATCGCCCGCGAATTGACAAAACTGCACGAAGAAGTCGTCGAGGGTGACGCCCTGTCGCTCGCAGACCGCTATGACGAGACAGCGCCCAAGGGTGAGATTGTCCTTATCGTTCCGGCACGCGCCGATGTCGCGATGGGCGATGCCGATGTGGACCGATTGATGGCCGAGGCGCTGGAAACGATGAGCCTGAAAGATGCTTCAGCCCATGTTGCGTCGGTGACCGGTCGGAAGAAAAGGGATCTGTACCAGCGATGGCTCGATCAGGACCGCTAG
- a CDS encoding BON domain-containing protein, translating to MMKLFRSLTVLAIALSMTACVTNRSLGEGLDDSASNLTLKRYLFADNAHDYGDVDITVFESRLLLSGTVRTTEARRALAQKAAMVSTVDDVLNEVIVGPKTGIRQGAADALIDERLGAALLADNGVFSSNYKIAVSQGTVYLLGVAQGPEELGRVTGQAQAISGVKNIVSHVIYVGDPKRAKK from the coding sequence ATGATGAAATTGTTCAGGTCTCTGACCGTCTTGGCTATCGCCTTGAGCATGACTGCCTGCGTTACAAACCGCAGCCTCGGCGAAGGCCTTGATGATTCCGCGTCCAATCTGACGCTCAAACGCTATCTCTTTGCGGACAATGCCCATGATTATGGCGATGTCGATATTACCGTCTTTGAAAGCCGGCTCCTCCTCAGCGGAACGGTGAGAACGACAGAAGCTCGGCGCGCCCTCGCCCAGAAGGCGGCCATGGTCTCCACTGTCGATGACGTACTGAATGAGGTCATCGTCGGCCCGAAAACCGGCATCCGGCAGGGCGCGGCTGACGCCCTGATCGATGAGCGCCTCGGCGCGGCGCTGCTGGCCGATAACGGGGTGTTCAGCTCCAACTACAAGATCGCTGTCAGTCAGGGCACGGTCTATCTCCTGGGCGTCGCACAGGGGCCTGAAGAACTCGGCCGGGTGACGGGGCAGGCGCAGGCGATTTCAGGCGTCAAGAACATCGTCAGCCACGTGATCTATGTGGGTGACCCCAAACGCGCCAAGAAATAA